One Channa argus isolate prfri chromosome 15, Channa argus male v1.0, whole genome shotgun sequence DNA segment encodes these proteins:
- the mpp3a gene encoding MAGUK p55 subfamily member 3 isoform X2, giving the protein MKEGMPVLTAGAGLHETLALLTSQLRPDANHKGDMVFLKDVFSERSLGYLMKIHEKLRQYERQSPTPVLHSASSLAEDVAEELQSGAMSTEEKELLYLLTSPHLKAVLSVHDTVAQKNFDPVLPPLPDDFEDELEEESMKIVRLVKNKEPLGATIRRDEATGAVIVARIMRGGAADRSGLVHVGDELREVNGVSVIHKRPDEISQLLSQSQGSITLKIIPAIKEEDRLKDSKVYMRALFEYTPLEDKATPCQEAGLPFSRGDILQVVTQDDPTWWQAKRVGDSNLRAGLIPSKQFQERRLAYRMKISTLPNPKSPKTPAYDQGCDKEDCDCEGYFNGQYIAGLRRSFRLSRKDRQGSSGEGSDPGDPEFLTYEEVTRYQQRPNERPRLVVLIGSLGARINELKQRVIAENPHRYAVAVPHTTRPKKPHEKDGVEYHFVTKQQFDADVLNNKFIEHGEYKENQYGTSIEAVRSVQAKNKMCIVDVQPEALKRLRTAEFKPYVVFVKPRVPESRRRRSAATSPGGGEHGRITDEDLQEMRQSAIQIDQQYGHLVDRVLIKEDSASACAELRSVLERLEHESFWVPVSWVHT; this is encoded by the exons ATGAAAGAAGGCATGCCGGTCCTCACAGCAGGAGCGG GGCTACATGAAACACTGGCCCTGCTGACCTCTCAGCTGCGGCCTGATGCCAATCACAAAGGGGACATGGTGTTCCTCAAAGATGTCTTCAGTGAGAGGAGCTTGGGATACCTCATGAAG ATTCATGAGAAGTTGAGACAGTATGAGAGGCAGAGTCCTACACCTGTTCTCCACAGTGCCTCTTCTCTGGCTGAAGAT GTGgcagaggagctgcagagtGGGGCAATGAGCACAGAGGAGAAGGAGCTGCTATACCTTCTGACGTCACCGCATCTCAAG GCTGTTCTCTCTGTGCATGACACTGTGGCTCAGAAGAACTTTGACCCGGTGCTGCCGCCGCTGCCAGATGACTTTGAGGATGAGCTAGAGGAAGAGTCGATGAAGATTGTCAGGCTGGTGAAGAACAAAGAGCCTCTG GGAGCCACCATCAGGCGGGATGAAGCCACTGGGGCTGTGATTGTGGCTCGGATCATGAGGGGAGGTGCAGCTGACCGAAGTG GTTTAGTCCATGTGGGAGATGAGCTCAGGGAAGTGAATGGTGTCTCTGTGATCCACAAGAGACCTGATGAGATCAGTCAGCTGTTG TCACAGTCCCAGGGATCCATCACTCTAAAGATAATCCCCGCCATTAAAGAAGAGGACCGTCTGAAGGACAGTAAG GTGTATATGAGAGCCTTGTTCGAATACACCCCCTTGGAAGACAAGGCCACACCCTGCCAGGAAGCAGGGCTTCCCTTCAGTCGGGGAGACATCCTGCAGGTTGTTACCCAGGACGACCCCACGTGGTGGCAGGCCAAACGTGTGGGAGACAGCAATCTTCGGGCTGGACTCATCCCGTCAAAGCAGTTCCAGGAGAG GCGACTGGCCTACAGGATGAAAATCTCCACACTCCCGAATCCAAAATCCCCTAAAACACCTGCCT ATGACCAAGGATGTGATAAAG AGGACTGTGACTGTGAGGGCTATTTCAATGGACAGTACATAG CTGGTTTACGGAGGAGTTTCCGACTGAGTCGCAAGGACAGACAAGGATCATCAGGAGAAGGCTCTGATCCCGGAGACCCTGAGTTCCTGACCTATGAGGAGGTGACCCGCTACCAGCAGAGGCCCAATGAGAGACCACGTCTGGTGGTTCTGATTG GTTCTCTTGGAGCGAGAATCAATGAACTCAAACAGCGGGTGATTGCTGAAAACCCACATCGTTATGCAGTGGCTGTTCCAC ATACGACCAGACCCAAGAAACCTCATGAGAAGGACGGCGTTGAGTACCACTTTGTCACCAAACAGCAATTTGATGCAGATGTTTTAAACAATAA GTTTATAGAACATGGGGAATACAAGGAAAACCAGTATGGCACCAGTATAGAGGCCGTCCGCTCTGTGCAGGCCAAGAATAAGATGTGCATAGTGGATGTGCAACCTGAG GCCCTGAAGAGGTTGCGGACGGCGGAGTTCAAGCCCTATGTGGTATTTGTAAAACCTCGCGTTCCTGAGAGCAGACGTCGCCGCAGTGCTGCCACCTCGCCAGGAGGGGGAGAGCACGGCCGTATCACA GACGAAGACCTGCAGGAGATGCGTCAGTCTGCCATCCAGATTGATCAGCAGTATGGGCACCTGGTGGACCGCGTCCTCATCAAGGAGGACTCAGCCAGTGCCTGTGCAGAACTGCGAAGTGTCTTGGAAAGACTAGAACACGAGTCATTCTGGGTGCCTGTCAGCTGGGTGCATACTTAA
- the mpp3a gene encoding MAGUK p55 subfamily member 3 isoform X1 — translation MKEGMPVLTAGAGLHETLALLTSQLRPDANHKGDMVFLKDVFSERSLGYLMKIHEKLRQYERQSPTPVLHSASSLAEDVAEELQSGAMSTEEKELLYLLTSPHLKAVLSVHDTVAQKNFDPVLPPLPDDFEDELEEESMKIVRLVKNKEPLGATIRRDEATGAVIVARIMRGGAADRSGLVHVGDELREVNGVSVIHKRPDEISQLLSQSQGSITLKIIPAIKEEDRLKDSKVYMRALFEYTPLEDKATPCQEAGLPFSRGDILQVVTQDDPTWWQAKRVGDSNLRAGLIPSKQFQERRLAYRMKISTLPNPKSPKTPAYDQGCDKEDCDCEGYFNGQYIVSPKCKAVAPSCGQVFSWEFYSAGLRRSFRLSRKDRQGSSGEGSDPGDPEFLTYEEVTRYQQRPNERPRLVVLIGSLGARINELKQRVIAENPHRYAVAVPHTTRPKKPHEKDGVEYHFVTKQQFDADVLNNKFIEHGEYKENQYGTSIEAVRSVQAKNKMCIVDVQPEALKRLRTAEFKPYVVFVKPRVPESRRRRSAATSPGGGEHGRITDEDLQEMRQSAIQIDQQYGHLVDRVLIKEDSASACAELRSVLERLEHESFWVPVSWVHT, via the exons ATGAAAGAAGGCATGCCGGTCCTCACAGCAGGAGCGG GGCTACATGAAACACTGGCCCTGCTGACCTCTCAGCTGCGGCCTGATGCCAATCACAAAGGGGACATGGTGTTCCTCAAAGATGTCTTCAGTGAGAGGAGCTTGGGATACCTCATGAAG ATTCATGAGAAGTTGAGACAGTATGAGAGGCAGAGTCCTACACCTGTTCTCCACAGTGCCTCTTCTCTGGCTGAAGAT GTGgcagaggagctgcagagtGGGGCAATGAGCACAGAGGAGAAGGAGCTGCTATACCTTCTGACGTCACCGCATCTCAAG GCTGTTCTCTCTGTGCATGACACTGTGGCTCAGAAGAACTTTGACCCGGTGCTGCCGCCGCTGCCAGATGACTTTGAGGATGAGCTAGAGGAAGAGTCGATGAAGATTGTCAGGCTGGTGAAGAACAAAGAGCCTCTG GGAGCCACCATCAGGCGGGATGAAGCCACTGGGGCTGTGATTGTGGCTCGGATCATGAGGGGAGGTGCAGCTGACCGAAGTG GTTTAGTCCATGTGGGAGATGAGCTCAGGGAAGTGAATGGTGTCTCTGTGATCCACAAGAGACCTGATGAGATCAGTCAGCTGTTG TCACAGTCCCAGGGATCCATCACTCTAAAGATAATCCCCGCCATTAAAGAAGAGGACCGTCTGAAGGACAGTAAG GTGTATATGAGAGCCTTGTTCGAATACACCCCCTTGGAAGACAAGGCCACACCCTGCCAGGAAGCAGGGCTTCCCTTCAGTCGGGGAGACATCCTGCAGGTTGTTACCCAGGACGACCCCACGTGGTGGCAGGCCAAACGTGTGGGAGACAGCAATCTTCGGGCTGGACTCATCCCGTCAAAGCAGTTCCAGGAGAG GCGACTGGCCTACAGGATGAAAATCTCCACACTCCCGAATCCAAAATCCCCTAAAACACCTGCCT ATGACCAAGGATGTGATAAAG AGGACTGTGACTGTGAGGGCTATTTCAATGGACAGTACATAG TCTCTCCTAAGTGTAAAGCAGTGGCGCCCTCCTGTGGCCAGGTGTTTTCCTGGGAATTTTATTCAG CTGGTTTACGGAGGAGTTTCCGACTGAGTCGCAAGGACAGACAAGGATCATCAGGAGAAGGCTCTGATCCCGGAGACCCTGAGTTCCTGACCTATGAGGAGGTGACCCGCTACCAGCAGAGGCCCAATGAGAGACCACGTCTGGTGGTTCTGATTG GTTCTCTTGGAGCGAGAATCAATGAACTCAAACAGCGGGTGATTGCTGAAAACCCACATCGTTATGCAGTGGCTGTTCCAC ATACGACCAGACCCAAGAAACCTCATGAGAAGGACGGCGTTGAGTACCACTTTGTCACCAAACAGCAATTTGATGCAGATGTTTTAAACAATAA GTTTATAGAACATGGGGAATACAAGGAAAACCAGTATGGCACCAGTATAGAGGCCGTCCGCTCTGTGCAGGCCAAGAATAAGATGTGCATAGTGGATGTGCAACCTGAG GCCCTGAAGAGGTTGCGGACGGCGGAGTTCAAGCCCTATGTGGTATTTGTAAAACCTCGCGTTCCTGAGAGCAGACGTCGCCGCAGTGCTGCCACCTCGCCAGGAGGGGGAGAGCACGGCCGTATCACA GACGAAGACCTGCAGGAGATGCGTCAGTCTGCCATCCAGATTGATCAGCAGTATGGGCACCTGGTGGACCGCGTCCTCATCAAGGAGGACTCAGCCAGTGCCTGTGCAGAACTGCGAAGTGTCTTGGAAAGACTAGAACACGAGTCATTCTGGGTGCCTGTCAGCTGGGTGCATACTTAA